The DNA window ATTTCGAGATAGACTGAAGAAACAATTTTTCTCTTCAGTCTGCCGTTCAGCTTCTCGCGCTCCATGGCAACATCAACCTACTCCAGTCCTTTGAGCAGGCTCTCTATCTCCTGTTCCATGTTTGTTGCCCTGAGGAATATCTCTTCCAGCGTCGAACCTTTCAGTCTCTCTCTGAGTTCAGCAACCGTTCCCTGCTCTACCATTCTGCCACGGTCGATGATGCCTATGTGCTCGCACATCTTCTCCACGACATCAAGTATGTGCGTGGAAAAAAGCACTGAATTTCCCCTCCTGACATGGTTCAGTATGAGTTCCCTGAATATCTTAACCGATCTTATGTCCAGGCTGTTGAACGGTTCATCCAGCAGCAGTAAACGTGGTTCTGACATCAGCGCCGCAACGATCGTTGTCTTCTGCCTGTTTCCCATTGAAAGGCTGGCAATCGGCGTATCCATATATTCTTCGAGAGCAAAGGCGCCGACAAGATTCGCGATCCTGTCTGTGTTAGTTATCCTGCGCACCGAAGCGACGAATTCGATAAATTCATTTGGTGTTAGAGAGTCAAACAGTACTGGGCTTTCAAGCACGGCTCCGATGTGCGATTTCACGTATGCAGGGTCTTCAGCAACATCCTTTCCGTAGACGAGTGTTCTTCCTCCCTTCTTTTCCACCAGGCCGAGGATTGCCTTCAGTGTCGAAGTCTTGCCTGCACCGTTCGGTCCCAGAAGCCCGAATATCTGTCCGGGCTGTATGGCGAAGGATAGATTGTCAACCGCAATCCTGTCACCGTATCTGATTGTGAGCGAATCCACAGCTAACGGTATGTCGTCCGGTGTCACGCATTTAACTCTGTCCATCAGTATTTAACGTTATGCGACCGATTGCCGGGAACCGAGACAGTGAGCTTTTATGTCCCTGTGCGCGTCTGCTCAGACGTCCATGTATCTGAATACCTCGTAAGGGGTAGTCCTCAGTGAAACATTCAGGAATTCGTCCATTTTTAACTCGACGTGCCTCTCAATCAGGTCTTTGGAGAAGACTGGCAGCAGGAAGTCATGATCTGTCTGCAGTTCCTCAAGGCTCTCCTTCAGGCTTCCGGGCAGCTCTCTTATGCCAAGTTCCCTCCTGTCCAGTTCCGTAAGTTTGTAAATGTCCTTGTCTACGGGATTGCCCGGGTCGATCTTCTTCTTTATGCCGTCTATTCCGGCAGCCAGCATCGCCGCCTCAGCAAGATAGATGTTGGCGCTTGGGTCTGGCGTTCTGTATTCGAGCCTCTTGCTCTTTTCCTCTCCCCTTTCATACATCGGTATCCGTATGTTTGCAGATCTGTTTCTCTTGCTCCATGCTATGAATACCGGCGCCTCGTACCCCGGAACAAGTCTCCGGTATGAGTTTGTGGTGGGATTGGTAATGGCGCAGAGTGCGCGCGCATGTTCCATGAGCCCGCCGATGTAATATCTTCCTGTCTGGCTCAACTCCGCATAGTCGTCCTCGGGGTCGTAGAAGCTGTTCTTTCCTGAATTCCAGAGGCTCTGGTGAACATGCATGCCCGATGCATTATCTCCAAAAACAGGTTTGGGCATCCAAGTGCAAATCATGTTCATTCTCTTGGCGACGTTCTTCAGCACATACTTCATCGTCACCACGCTGTCCGCCGTTCTGACAAGTTCGTCGAAGTGCAGATTGAGTTCGCACTGTCCCGCAGTTGCCACTTCGTGGTGATGAGCATCCACTTCGAGACCGAACGAATTCATCAGTATGCTCGACGTCTCATTCCTGAAATCGACGAGTGTGTCCTGCGGGGGTGCGGGATAATATCCTTCTTTGAACCTTATCGGGAATTGCTTTCCCCCGTCTGTGTACCACGGAGCCTCCTTTGATACGATTTCATAACCGGAACCGCCCCATCCGTCTCTCGCGCTCAGCGGTGTTGGCGTCACCTTGATGCCGTCAAAGACAAAAAACTCTGGTTCGGGTCCCCAGTAAGTTGTATCGAATCCGCTGCTCCGAGCATAATCGACCGCTTTCTGCGCCACGTACCTCGGATCCCTGGTGAATCTTTCATGTGAACCGCCTTCATAAATGTCGACGAAAAGTCTTCCAGTCTTGTGCTCTTCGGTGAAAAACGGCAGTATTGCAAAGGTTGACGGGTCGGGCATCATGACCATGTCCGATTCGTGTATTTCCTTGAATCCCTTAATCGATGAACCGTCAAGCTTGTTAACGCCCTGCGCAAAGCTTTTTTCATTTAACGTGGATGCGGGTATTGTTATATGCTGCAGTCCGCCGATCAGGTCGGTGAACTGCAGATCAATCCATTTTATTCCTTCCTTGCTTACAGCCTGCAAGACAGATTCCGCCGAAAATCTATTTCCAGACAATTAACAACCTCCGACTATGCTGTTTCACAATTTTAAATGATTATTTAATGTTTGCATGACTTTTAGTTGTCATTATGTCATAAAAGTCAATGTAATAGTATCAATTGCATCCAATTAGAGGGTTATCAAGGGTCGTTTGTCTTCGTGCTGAAGGAAATCATCCTTCTTCGAGCCTTTTCCACCTTTCGGAAGCATAGACGCACCTGTCCTTTTCGATCCTTGCGGTGAAGAGTGCATGCTCATTGCCTCTTAACCGGAACATCATGTTTCTTCCCCGTGCCATGGCCCTCAGATAGTTGCCCACGAGCATGTAATCCAGCCTGTTCCTGAAAGTGTTTTGTCCTTCGACGTATGTTGCGCTCTTCTCCCCGTCACCCACCCTTGCATCATAGGTCGAGGGATAACGGGAACGCATCCATGGGTTGGATGAAAGCACGTTCAGGTAGTAGTCTTCCCCCTTCACCACCCTGATATTCAGGCAGTCGCTTGCAAAGAGTCCGGTCCTGTGGTTCGCCGCTTCCTCCCTGAATGCCGCGTCGTCGGCGCAGTAGCTCAGGCAAATGACCGGCCTCCACGGCTCCTTCTTTCTCAATGCACGTGCGCGGAGAAGAACTTTTTTCATGACACTCCACAGTGCACCATTCCTGCAAATCAGAATGATGTCTACATCATCGGCGGGACCAGCGCTGCCGTATGAAACTGATCCGCATATGCCGGCCATTATCACATCGGGAACGGAAGGAATGACGCTTTCAAGGAATGCGCGGCCGAAGGACAGGTAGTCTCCTGCCCTTTTTCTACGTTCGAGAGCGCTGCCGGAAACATCGCCATGTCCGTGGAGTGCTATCTCTCCTCCCTCGATCACTATTCTGCCGCTCCTTTCAAGTGCTTCGATTGCCGCCGCGCACCTAATCGCCAGATGCCTGTTCCCCGCGGCGAGTCTTTCCTGCACCTCATCAACAGTGGACGTCAAGCCGCATCTGCTTGAGCTTCTGACAATATCAAGCACTTCGTCCTCGATGCCGTCCAGCATGCTTCCCGCATCCACCGAATCGTCGACACCTGACATGGCACTCACCTCCAGGCAGCGCTGCTGACCCTTTTCCAAACTGCATGAGCATCCGATCTCTTCTTTCTGTCCAGCAACGCGCCCAGGAGCGAAAACATTTCAACAATTGCCGCTACCGGAAGGATGAGCGATTCAAGAGGATGCTTCCTGCTGAAATCCAGCAATATCCTGAGTCCGGCAAGCGGGCGTTTCCATGCAGTGAACTCCGCTGTTCCGGGAAGGACACCAATAAGCTCCTTCACCTGCAGGTGACCAAACATTATCCTCCTCCTCTGGCTTATGATATCGCGCATTCGCACAGGCACAGAAACTCTGACGAACGATCTGCGTGAAAATGAAACGGCTCCGCCGTTCACCTGCGTCCTTGTGGACATGAGGGCGCCGTCATTCACGGTGCCGTCTGGCAATCGCATAATGTGTTTCCTGCTGATTGCCATCATCTCATCTGTCAGATGCATCCTCTCCCCGCACTTTTCCAGTGTTTCCATCGTGGAGTTGTGCAGTGCCCACAGAAATTTCACAAGACTGCCTGCGACAGGGTTGCAGTCGCTTGCAGCCGGCACGGGCTGAGCACACATCATCGCGCTGCCAGATATCACTAGATCCTCCATGAGTGAGGCGATGGATCCTGCTTCAGGAAGAGCGTCACCGTTAATCAGGAGCAGATTGTTTCCCCTCATGTTGCTAATGATGCTGTTTATTGCGTTTGCCTTCCCGCTCCTGTTCTCTTCAATTATGACCGTACGCTGAAAACGCATGGCAGAATTCATCGCTATTGCAGCAGTGTCTGAGGAACCGCCGCTGACCGCGATCACAACGTCCGTTATACTGATTCCCTGCGGCATCATTTCGCTGTCTGTTACTGAAATCAGTTTTTCAAGATTGCAGGTCTCGTCTGTTGAGCATATCCCAAGTGTGAATGATATGTCCGTGGCCAATCGCCGGTTTATCAGTCTGCAAACTATATAGCGTTATTCTCGAAGCGCACTTTGCGGGCTGCTTCTGTTTACATTTCCTCCTGCACCTGTTCATTTCACTCAAAAAACTATATGACCGTTTCAACGGATTGAAGTACCGGGTTGCTCTCTTTCATGATACGATTTTCCGCTCGTGTGGAACTTTATCCGACTGAGGATCCGAACGCTGTCAGAAAGGCGCTTATGAACCTCTTCCCGGAGTCCGTGATCACTGATGGAGGCTCGTTCCTTGCCTGTGTGCCAGAGAACATCGATCAGCTCGTTGCACTGATAACTGAGCAGAAGATAAGGTATGCATTTATCGAGCAGATAAACAGGAACACCGAAGGTAACAGGTTCCGCATAAACCTGAATAAACAGGCCGCTCTTGCCGGAAGAGTGAACATTGCGGATGAGCCGAAACCGCTCGGCAGCATAGAATTAAGCGGAGAGACGGAAAATCCTGTGCTTTATTTTGAAAAGCTTCTGGATATTCTCGGATATGTGAGTTCAAGATGGGAAAACGATGAAAGCAGACTCACGCAGTCTGCAGACGGGTGATTCCTTTGCGCTGCCACTTTTCCTGTTCCTCTCTTTCGCTTCCTCCTCTCTCAAAACTTCTTGACACACTGATAGATTATTTCGACGGCTGGCAGATCGTGGCAGAGGGGAAGCACGAAATGCATGTTCTGTCGGATGAATTCAAGGACATCGCCGGTTCATACAACCTGAAGTACAGCGCCCATCTACCTGTCAGCGACATAAATATAGCAAGCCTGAACAGGAGTATCAGGAGCCTCTCAATATCGGAGAGTGCAGAAACCATGCGGCTCGGGGCGGACATGGGCATACATACTTTCGTTGTTCATCCGGGCACACACTCAATTCTTTCATCGCAAGACAGCGAAAGAGCTTTCCTGCTTGCGAGGGAGGGTATAAGAGCGCTCGCTGCACTCTCAAAATCCTTGGGCACCCAATTGCTTGT is part of the Candidatus Sysuiplasma acidicola genome and encodes:
- the glnA gene encoding type I glutamate--ammonia ligase, coding for MSGNRFSAESVLQAVSKEGIKWIDLQFTDLIGGLQHITIPASTLNEKSFAQGVNKLDGSSIKGFKEIHESDMVMMPDPSTFAILPFFTEEHKTGRLFVDIYEGGSHERFTRDPRYVAQKAVDYARSSGFDTTYWGPEPEFFVFDGIKVTPTPLSARDGWGGSGYEIVSKEAPWYTDGGKQFPIRFKEGYYPAPPQDTLVDFRNETSSILMNSFGLEVDAHHHEVATAGQCELNLHFDELVRTADSVVTMKYVLKNVAKRMNMICTWMPKPVFGDNASGMHVHQSLWNSGKNSFYDPEDDYAELSQTGRYYIGGLMEHARALCAITNPTTNSYRRLVPGYEAPVFIAWSKRNRSANIRIPMYERGEEKSKRLEYRTPDPSANIYLAEAAMLAAGIDGIKKKIDPGNPVDKDIYKLTELDRRELGIRELPGSLKESLEELQTDHDFLLPVFSKDLIERHVELKMDEFLNVSLRTTPYEVFRYMDV
- a CDS encoding glycosyltransferase family 2 protein is translated as MATDISFTLGICSTDETCNLEKLISVTDSEMMPQGISITDVVIAVSGGSSDTAAIAMNSAMRFQRTVIIEENRSGKANAINSIISNMRGNNLLLINGDALPEAGSIASLMEDLVISGSAMMCAQPVPAASDCNPVAGSLVKFLWALHNSTMETLEKCGERMHLTDEMMAISRKHIMRLPDGTVNDGALMSTRTQVNGGAVSFSRRSFVRVSVPVRMRDIISQRRRIMFGHLQVKELIGVLPGTAEFTAWKRPLAGLRILLDFSRKHPLESLILPVAAIVEMFSLLGALLDRKKRSDAHAVWKRVSSAAWR
- a CDS encoding ABC transporter ATP-binding protein, with protein sequence MPLAVDSLTIRYGDRIAVDNLSFAIQPGQIFGLLGPNGAGKTSTLKAILGLVEKKGGRTLVYGKDVAEDPAYVKSHIGAVLESPVLFDSLTPNEFIEFVASVRRITNTDRIANLVGAFALEEYMDTPIASLSMGNRQKTTIVAALMSEPRLLLLDEPFNSLDIRSVKIFRELILNHVRRGNSVLFSTHILDVVEKMCEHIGIIDRGRMVEQGTVAELRERLKGSTLEEIFLRATNMEQEIESLLKGLE
- a CDS encoding sugar phosphate isomerase/epimerase is translated as MIPLRCHFSCSSLSLPPLSKLLDTLIDYFDGWQIVAEGKHEMHVLSDEFKDIAGSYNLKYSAHLPVSDINIASLNRSIRSLSISESAETMRLGADMGIHTFVVHPGTHSILSSQDSERAFLLAREGIRALAALSKSLGTQLLVENTPSVSGSVAPSAGAMNALLTGLPVNMCLDVAHASLDGELAAFFSMSSRTGMIHLSDNDGHKDSHLQLGTGKAAGIEVLSPIMKSEVPIVIEARSIEEAISGAAFVESLH